From Dermochelys coriacea isolate rDerCor1 chromosome 9, rDerCor1.pri.v4, whole genome shotgun sequence, one genomic window encodes:
- the D2HGDH gene encoding D-2-hydroxyglutarate dehydrogenase, mitochondrial isoform X1 has protein sequence MAVSSFVRLHLVWCCWTLPRWQMNGHKRSLAVWTSATAQWTLKQKKLAELYRIPVFRSRILSGTSVLGKGALSTTSISPKEVMLTSERYGVQRLPFSHVSDSDLAFFEHLIPGRVITDPDELRLFNVDWLQSVRGCSTMLLRPRTAAEVSEILRYCNKRNLAVNPQGGNTGLVGGSVPVFDEIILSTALMNQVISFNSVSGILVCQAGCILENLNKYLEELDFVMPLDLGAKGSCHIGGNVATNAGGLRLLRYGSLRGTVLGLEVVLADGSILNCLASLRKDNTGYDLKQLFIGSEGTLGVITAVSILCPRKPKSVNLAFLGCQSFSQVLETFTTCKGMLGEILSAYEFMDDKCMKLVESHLKLSKPVTGSPFYILIETSGSNSAHDEEKLNNFLERVMVSGLVTDGTVATEDKKIKILWSLRERITEALTHDGCVYKYDISLPVERLYDLVIDTRARLGKTAKNVVGYGHLGDGNLHLNITAESYSHSLLDAIEPFVYKWTAQYNGSISAEHGLGFKKKHYIQYSKPQEAVLLMQQIKAILDPKGILNPYKTLPASS, from the exons ATGGCTGTTTCCTCTTTCGTCCGGCTTCATTTGGTTTGGTGCTGTTGGACCCTACCAAGATGGCAGATGAACGGCCATAAGAGATCCTTGGCAGTGTGGACCAGTGCTACTGCTCAGTGGACGCTTAAGCAGAAGAAACTAGCAGAGCTATACAGGATACCAGTGTTCAGGTCACGCATCCTATCAGGCACCAGTGTGCTGGGCAAGGGAGCTCTCTCTACAACCTCCATCAGCCCCAAGGAAGTGATGCTGACTAGTGAGCGGTATGGTGTGCAGAGGCTGCCATTTTCTCATGTTTCTGATAGTGATTTAGCTTTTTTTGAGCACCTTATACCTGGTAGAGTCATCACAGACCCAGATGAACTGAGACTGTTTAATGTGGACTGGCTGCAGTCAGTCCGAG GCTGCAGTACTATGTTGCTGAGGCCACGGACAGCAGCAGAGGTATCTGAGATTCTCAG GTATTGTAACAAAAGGAACTTGGCAGTAAACCCCCAGGGAGGTAACACTGGCCTTGTGGGGGGCAGCGTTCCTGTCTTTGATGAGATTATTCTCTCCACAGCTCTGATGAACCAGGTCATCAGCTTCAACAGTGTGTCTG GAATCCTTGTTTGCCAGGCTGGCTGTATTTTAGAGAACCTGAACAAGTATCTTGAAGAGCTGGACTTCGTCATGCCACTTGACCTTGGGGCAAAGGGCAGCTGCCACATTGGTGGTAATGTGGCAACAAATGCAGGAGGCCTGAGGCTGTTGAGGTACGGCTCTCTCCGAGGGACAGTTCTGGGACTGGAAGTG GTCTTGGCTGATGGCTCCATTCTGAACTGCTTGGCTTCTCTGCGGAAGGATAATACTGGCTATGATTTGAAGCAGCTTTTCATTGGGTCAGAGGGGACTTTGGGGGTCATTACTGCTGTCTCTATCCTCTGTCCACGGAAACCCAAGTCTGTGAATCTGGCCTTCCTAG GTTGTCAGAGTTTCTCTCAGGTTCTTGAAACTTTCACTACCTGCAAAGGCATGCTGGGAGAGATCCTGTCTGCATACGAATTCATGGATGACAAGTGCATGAAATTGGTTGAGAGCCACCTCAAACTGTCCAAACCAGTGACAG GAAGccccttttatattttaattgaaacATCAGGCTCCAATTCTGCCCATGATGAAGAAAAGCTGAACAATTTCTTGGAACGTGTCATGGTCTCTGGTTTGGTGACAGATGGGACTGTGGCTACAGAGGATAAGAAAATAAAG ATATTGTGGTCTCTGAGGGAGCGGATCACAGAGGCCCTAACTCATGATGGCTGTGTTTACAAATATGACATCTCACTCCCTGTGGAGAGACTTTATGACCTTGTGATTGATACCAGGGCTCGACTGGGCAAGACTGCCAAGAATGTGGTTGGCTATGGCCATCTAG GAGATGGAAACCTGCACTTGAACATCACAGCTGAGTCCTACAGCCATTCCCTGCTGGATGCCATTGAGCCATTTGTGTACAAGTGGACTGCACAGTATAATGGCAGTATCAGTGCAGAGCATGGACTGGGCTTCAAGAAGAAGCATTACATTCAATACAGTAAGCCACAGGAGGCAGTCCTTCTCATGCAGCAGATCAAGGCCATATTGGACCCCAAAGGGATTCTGAACCCTTACAAGACACTGCCAGCTAGTTCCTGA
- the D2HGDH gene encoding D-2-hydroxyglutarate dehydrogenase, mitochondrial isoform X2 yields the protein MLLRPRTAAEVSEILRYCNKRNLAVNPQGGNTGLVGGSVPVFDEIILSTALMNQVISFNSVSGILVCQAGCILENLNKYLEELDFVMPLDLGAKGSCHIGGNVATNAGGLRLLRYGSLRGTVLGLEVVLADGSILNCLASLRKDNTGYDLKQLFIGSEGTLGVITAVSILCPRKPKSVNLAFLGCQSFSQVLETFTTCKGMLGEILSAYEFMDDKCMKLVESHLKLSKPVTGSPFYILIETSGSNSAHDEEKLNNFLERVMVSGLVTDGTVATEDKKIKILWSLRERITEALTHDGCVYKYDISLPVERLYDLVIDTRARLGKTAKNVVGYGHLGDGNLHLNITAESYSHSLLDAIEPFVYKWTAQYNGSISAEHGLGFKKKHYIQYSKPQEAVLLMQQIKAILDPKGILNPYKTLPASS from the exons ATGTTGCTGAGGCCACGGACAGCAGCAGAGGTATCTGAGATTCTCAG GTATTGTAACAAAAGGAACTTGGCAGTAAACCCCCAGGGAGGTAACACTGGCCTTGTGGGGGGCAGCGTTCCTGTCTTTGATGAGATTATTCTCTCCACAGCTCTGATGAACCAGGTCATCAGCTTCAACAGTGTGTCTG GAATCCTTGTTTGCCAGGCTGGCTGTATTTTAGAGAACCTGAACAAGTATCTTGAAGAGCTGGACTTCGTCATGCCACTTGACCTTGGGGCAAAGGGCAGCTGCCACATTGGTGGTAATGTGGCAACAAATGCAGGAGGCCTGAGGCTGTTGAGGTACGGCTCTCTCCGAGGGACAGTTCTGGGACTGGAAGTG GTCTTGGCTGATGGCTCCATTCTGAACTGCTTGGCTTCTCTGCGGAAGGATAATACTGGCTATGATTTGAAGCAGCTTTTCATTGGGTCAGAGGGGACTTTGGGGGTCATTACTGCTGTCTCTATCCTCTGTCCACGGAAACCCAAGTCTGTGAATCTGGCCTTCCTAG GTTGTCAGAGTTTCTCTCAGGTTCTTGAAACTTTCACTACCTGCAAAGGCATGCTGGGAGAGATCCTGTCTGCATACGAATTCATGGATGACAAGTGCATGAAATTGGTTGAGAGCCACCTCAAACTGTCCAAACCAGTGACAG GAAGccccttttatattttaattgaaacATCAGGCTCCAATTCTGCCCATGATGAAGAAAAGCTGAACAATTTCTTGGAACGTGTCATGGTCTCTGGTTTGGTGACAGATGGGACTGTGGCTACAGAGGATAAGAAAATAAAG ATATTGTGGTCTCTGAGGGAGCGGATCACAGAGGCCCTAACTCATGATGGCTGTGTTTACAAATATGACATCTCACTCCCTGTGGAGAGACTTTATGACCTTGTGATTGATACCAGGGCTCGACTGGGCAAGACTGCCAAGAATGTGGTTGGCTATGGCCATCTAG GAGATGGAAACCTGCACTTGAACATCACAGCTGAGTCCTACAGCCATTCCCTGCTGGATGCCATTGAGCCATTTGTGTACAAGTGGACTGCACAGTATAATGGCAGTATCAGTGCAGAGCATGGACTGGGCTTCAAGAAGAAGCATTACATTCAATACAGTAAGCCACAGGAGGCAGTCCTTCTCATGCAGCAGATCAAGGCCATATTGGACCCCAAAGGGATTCTGAACCCTTACAAGACACTGCCAGCTAGTTCCTGA
- the D2HGDH gene encoding D-2-hydroxyglutarate dehydrogenase, mitochondrial isoform X3: MNQVISFNSVSGILVCQAGCILENLNKYLEELDFVMPLDLGAKGSCHIGGNVATNAGGLRLLRYGSLRGTVLGLEVVLADGSILNCLASLRKDNTGYDLKQLFIGSEGTLGVITAVSILCPRKPKSVNLAFLGCQSFSQVLETFTTCKGMLGEILSAYEFMDDKCMKLVESHLKLSKPVTGSPFYILIETSGSNSAHDEEKLNNFLERVMVSGLVTDGTVATEDKKIKILWSLRERITEALTHDGCVYKYDISLPVERLYDLVIDTRARLGKTAKNVVGYGHLGDGNLHLNITAESYSHSLLDAIEPFVYKWTAQYNGSISAEHGLGFKKKHYIQYSKPQEAVLLMQQIKAILDPKGILNPYKTLPASS; this comes from the exons ATGAACCAGGTCATCAGCTTCAACAGTGTGTCTG GAATCCTTGTTTGCCAGGCTGGCTGTATTTTAGAGAACCTGAACAAGTATCTTGAAGAGCTGGACTTCGTCATGCCACTTGACCTTGGGGCAAAGGGCAGCTGCCACATTGGTGGTAATGTGGCAACAAATGCAGGAGGCCTGAGGCTGTTGAGGTACGGCTCTCTCCGAGGGACAGTTCTGGGACTGGAAGTG GTCTTGGCTGATGGCTCCATTCTGAACTGCTTGGCTTCTCTGCGGAAGGATAATACTGGCTATGATTTGAAGCAGCTTTTCATTGGGTCAGAGGGGACTTTGGGGGTCATTACTGCTGTCTCTATCCTCTGTCCACGGAAACCCAAGTCTGTGAATCTGGCCTTCCTAG GTTGTCAGAGTTTCTCTCAGGTTCTTGAAACTTTCACTACCTGCAAAGGCATGCTGGGAGAGATCCTGTCTGCATACGAATTCATGGATGACAAGTGCATGAAATTGGTTGAGAGCCACCTCAAACTGTCCAAACCAGTGACAG GAAGccccttttatattttaattgaaacATCAGGCTCCAATTCTGCCCATGATGAAGAAAAGCTGAACAATTTCTTGGAACGTGTCATGGTCTCTGGTTTGGTGACAGATGGGACTGTGGCTACAGAGGATAAGAAAATAAAG ATATTGTGGTCTCTGAGGGAGCGGATCACAGAGGCCCTAACTCATGATGGCTGTGTTTACAAATATGACATCTCACTCCCTGTGGAGAGACTTTATGACCTTGTGATTGATACCAGGGCTCGACTGGGCAAGACTGCCAAGAATGTGGTTGGCTATGGCCATCTAG GAGATGGAAACCTGCACTTGAACATCACAGCTGAGTCCTACAGCCATTCCCTGCTGGATGCCATTGAGCCATTTGTGTACAAGTGGACTGCACAGTATAATGGCAGTATCAGTGCAGAGCATGGACTGGGCTTCAAGAAGAAGCATTACATTCAATACAGTAAGCCACAGGAGGCAGTCCTTCTCATGCAGCAGATCAAGGCCATATTGGACCCCAAAGGGATTCTGAACCCTTACAAGACACTGCCAGCTAGTTCCTGA